The genome window GGCTGCGGCGAAAGTTTTGCCGTCTAGCCTCAAATAATATCCGGGCTTTACGCTTTTTGAATTACATTGGTTCGTGAATTAAGTGTGGTATTTGTGTAAAAACACGTATCATGACTAATCATTAATCAATGTAATTTCTGTTTCTGATGAAAGCCAAATCCGTTTTCCACTCCCGCACGACGCTTACCGAATTGATGATTCCTTCCTACGCCAACTTTGGCGGGAAGATTCACGGGGGTATTTTGCTGTCATTGATGGATAAAGTTGCCTTTGCCTGTGCATCGAAGCACTCGGGTGCTTACTGCGTGACGGTTTCTGTCGAAGGGGTGGAATTTAAGCAGCCAGTCGAAGTGGGCGAACTTGTTTCGCTGTTGGCTTCGGTCAATCACGTGGGGCGCAGCTCGATGGTGATCGGCATCAAGGTGATTGCCGAAAATGTCAAAAAAGGCACGGTTAAGCATACCAATACCTCTTATTTTACGATGGTCGCCAAAGACGATGACGACCGCCCTACCGAAGTACCACCCCTCCTGCTTGAGAATAAAGACGACATCCGGCGCTTTCTGGAAGCCATCAAACGGAAAGAGCTGAAAGCCAATAACCGAATAAGTTTCGATAATGAAAAAACCCGCCTGTTTATGGAAAACGGCGGGCTGGATTTGCTCAAAGGCGAACGCTGCGTACTGGCTTAATTGGGTAGACGCAACGACTGCCAGGTTACTAATTGCCACTGATTGCCGTTTTTCACGTAAACATCCGTGTAGCGAAAACTCGTGTTAAGCGGCTGGCCATTCGTGAAGGCTTTTATCTCGCAAACGCCATTGAGAATGGCCGTTTTGCCGTATATCCGCGCCTTAAGCTCTTTCGAATCGATCGAATTATACTGCATACTACCATCCTTGATCGATTGAATAAAGGCCTGTTTCGTATCCGTTTTTCCACTGGAATGGATGTAAACCAAATCGCTGGCCAGTACTTTGTCCAGATACGTCAGGTCTTTGCTCACCTGCGCTGCAAAGCGGGCTTTTTCAACGTCCAGTACAGCTTTTTCGTCCGCGCTGGTCGATTGGGCATACCCCAGTGAAGTAGTGATTAGTAAGCCAAAAAAGAGTAAATACTTCATGCTTTGATAAGCGTTAAAGAGTTGATTGGTTAGATTCCTGATTATTTAGGGTATAAAGCACAGAATCCTTTCTGCTTACTGCGTTAACCGATAACTCGTTTAAAATACTTCACGGGCAATTTTCGTGATGTTGTCTGATTTGCCCATTGTATAAAAATGCAGCACGGGCGCACCCTTAGCCATCAACTCACGGCACTGCTGAACGCACCATTCAATGCCTACCTGACGCGCCTGCTGGTCATTTTCGCAGGCTTTCACGGCCCCAACCAAATCTTCGGGCATGTGGAGGTAAAAAATACTCGGCAATACATCCAGTTGCCTGCGCGTACTGAGCGGCTTCAGCCCCGGAATAATGGGAACGGTAATGCCCGCAGCACGGCATTGATCGACAAAGGCAAAATATTTCGCATTGTCAAAAAACATTTGCGTGACAATGTATTCAGCTCCGTTATCGATCTTTTGCTTTAGGTAGCGCATATCCGTCTCCGAGTCGATGGCCTCGAAGTGCTTCTCGGGATAGGCCGCTACCCCGATGCAAAAATCCGTCGGGCTCAGCGCCGTTTCCCCTTCGTGCAGGTAAATACCGCGATTCATGTCGCATACCTGCGCAACCAACTCACTGGCGTAGCTATGGCCGTTTTCCTTGGGCTTAAAATCCTTGTAAGGCTTTGCCGGATCGCCCCGCAGCACCAGCACATTATCGATTCCAAGGTATTGTAAATCAATCAGAAAATCTTCCGTTTCACCTTTTGTAAAGCCCCCGCAAAGTACGTGCGGCACGGGATCAACCCCGAAGCGATGCATGATGGCCGAGCAGATGCCAACGGTGCCGGGGCGTTTCCGGGTAACAATTTTTTTGATCGTCCCGTCTGGTTCTGGCCGTTCAATGTATTCCTCCCGGTGGTAGGTTACATCGATGAACGGAGGCTTAAACTCCATCAACGGCTCAATATTATCCAGCAGATTTTTCAAATTGTCGCCTTTGATAGGCGGAATTACTTCCAGGCTAAAGATGGTTTTACCAGCCGCTCTGCGAATATGTTCAGTAATCTTGGTCATTTGCGATCAGAAAAGATCCCAAAACGCTTCTACGCGTTATATTTTGGGCAGGACAAATTTAGAGGATAATGCGCGATAACTGGCTGCATTCCCTCCTTGATTCCCGTTTTTTCGGGATAAAAATTTCAGTGTCCTTTTTCAGTACAGGCAGACCTCCTCTGAAGGCTTCGTATTTACTTTTGCAACTTAAAAAAGCCCCAGCGAATCGCGGCAATCGCCATCCCTACCCGACTTTTTACGTTCATTTTTTCAAAAAGCGATTCCCGGTAGCCGTCCACCGTGCGGGGGCTGACGCACATTTTATCTGCAATCTGGGCGTAAGTCAAATCGCTGCACGCCATTTTCAGAAATTCATGCTCCCGACCGCTGAATTTGAAATAGGCCGTCGGCGCATCATTTTTTGCAGGATCCAGAACTTTCACCAATCGTTCGGTTAACGAAGCCGAGTAATGATAGCCTTTGGTACACACGTCATCCAGCGCCTGCCGTAGTTCCGCCGGACGACAGATTTTTAACAAATAGCCCCGCGCGCCGCTCTGAACCATGCGAACGACGTGATCTTCCTGATCCATCATGGATAAAGCAATGACCTTGATATCGGGGAAATTCTGCTTTAGATAAGCTGCGGTTGTGAAGCCGTCCATCTCGGGCATATGGACATCAAGCAACACGAGCTGAGGCCGGTCGCCCCGATTCAGGTATTTTAGCAGGTCCCGCCCGTGTTCAGCTACAATAGTGACTTCGTAATTATCGAATTTTTGCACCAGATCCGACAAACTGTAGGCAAATAGCCGATGATCATCAACAATCGCGATAGAGGTTTTCACATAAATAGCTTTTGAGGTAAGTGTCTGGAACTTACGGGAAATAGCCCCTTAAGTCAAATACTTGTTCATCTATTTATGGAACGTGATTATTTCTAGGAAATAGTCAATTTTAGAAGCTGTCCTAGAGGTGTTAACCACCTCTAGGACAGTTATTTTCAGGCGTCGTAACTTAAAACGGGAGCCAACCAGCGTTCCACATCCTCCACGCTCATGTTTTTCCGTTGCGCATAGTCATGTACCTGGTCTTTATTGATCTTGCCGGTAGCAAAATACTTCGATTCAGGGTGCGAAAAGTAAAACCCACTCACCGACGAAGCCGGATACATGGCAAAACTTTCGGTTAGCTTGATGTCGATTTTACCCGCGTCCAGCAAATCAAAAAGCGTCGCTTTTTCCGTATGATCCGGGCAGGCCGGATAGCCGGGAGCGGGACGGATTCCTTGGTAATCTTCTTTAATCAGCTGTTCGTTGGAGAGTTGCTCATTGGTTGCATAGGGCCAAAATTCCTTCCGAACCCGCTCATGCATCAGCTCCGCAAAAGCTTCGGCCAGCCGGTCGGCCAGGGCCTTCACCATGATGCTGTTGTAATCGTCGTGGTCACGCTCATACTGCTCCAGTAAGGTTTCGATGCCAATACCAGCCGTAACGGCAAAGCCACCGATGTAGTCTTCCCGCCCACTTTCCAAAGGCGCAATAAAATCGGACAGGCAGAAGTTAGGCAACCCCGGTGCTTTCTGGTTTTGCTGACGGATAAAGTGTAAAACGGCTTTGGTGTCGTATACTAACTCCCCGGCCTGCCCTAAATCCAGCTTCCCCTGCCCGTTGACGTTCGCTTGCTGGCGGCTCAGTTTATATTCCAGATGCGTATGCGACCCGTGCCGCTCACAAGGAATCTGCCTAACAACTTCCTCAAAATCATGCAATAAAACGTCGTCCTCCGTTGAGTTAGCGGGAAAGAACCCAACCACTGCCTTGGCTTTCAGGAGCTTTTTATCGATGATTTCCTGCAAAAGCTGCTGCGCATCGTCGAACAGCTTCTTCGCTTCGTTTCCTACCACGGCATCCTCGAAAATCTTCGGGTATTTTCCGTGCAGCTGCCAGGTCTGGAAAAACGGAGTCCAGTCAATGTATTTGGCAATGTCGGCCAGCGAATAATCGTCAAAGTACCGATTACCCAGGAAAGTGGGTTTGGTTGGTTCAAAATCTGCCCAGTTGATCGCTACGCGGTTGGCGCGCGCTTTTTCAATCGTCAGCGTTGTTTTATCTTTTTGCCGCTTGGCATGATCGGCGCGTAGTTTGACGTACTCGGCTTTAATTTCCTGGAAAATCAGATCGCGCGTTTCAGAGGCTTCACTCGTCAAACGCCCGGCAACCGGCACGCTTCGGCTGGCATCCAGCACGTGAATGACCGGTCCCGAATAATGCGGATCAATTTTTACGGCGGTATGAATCCGGGACGTTGTTGCCCCGCCAATCAGCAACGGCACCTTGAAGCCCTGCCGCTCCATTTCTTTGGCTACGCCGACCATTTCATCCAGTGACGGCGTAATCAAGCCACTCAAGCCGATGATATCGACATTGTGTTTCTTGGCCTCTTCCAGGATTTTCTGGGTCGGCACCATCACCCCTAAATCGATGATTTCGTAGTTGTTACAGCCCAGGACAACGCCCACAATGTTTTTTCCAATATCATGCACATCGCCTTTCACGGTGGCCATCAGGATTTTCCCAACGGCTCTGGCCCCCTCCGATTTCTCCGCTTCGATGTAGGGAAGCAAGTAAGCCACCGCTTTTTTCATCACCCGCGCCGATTTCACGACCTGCGGCAGAAACATTTTTCCTTCGCCAAACAGATCGCCAACGACGTTCATGCCATCCATCAACGGGCCTTCAATGACCTGCAAAGGACGGTCGAATTGCTGACGTGCCTCCTCTACATCCTGGTCGATGTAGTCGGTAATGCCTTTCACCAGGGCGTGTTTCAACCGTAAACCGACCGGTTCCAGCCGCCAGCTTTCATCCTGAACGATTTCTTTGCCTTTCGCCTTCACGGTTTCGGCAAACTCAACCAGTCGCTCCGTCGCATCCTGGCGACGATTTAGCAGCACGTCTTCGCAGCGTTCGAGTAGATCTTTCGGAATTTCGTCGTACACGCCCAATTGTCCGGCGTTGACGATGCCCATGTCCAAACCCGCTTTGATGGCGTGGTAGAGAAAAGCCGAGTGCATGGCTTCGCGGACCACCTCATTGCCCCGGAACGAGAACGAGATATTAGACACCCCACCCGACACTTTCGCTAACGGCAGGTTTTCCTTGATCCAGCGCGTAGCGTTGATAAAATCAACCGCGTAATTGTTATGTTCTTCGATCCCCGTCGCAACCGTCAGGATGTTCGGGTCGAAAATAATGTCCTGAGGGGCAAAGCCAACCTGATCGACCATAATTCGGTAAGCCCGCTCACAAATTTCAATCCGACGCTCGTAGTTATCGGCCTGACCTTGTTCGTCAAAAGCCATTACTACAACCGCCGCCCCGTATCGATTAACCAGCTTAGCCCGTTGAATAAACGCTTCTTCGCCTTCTTTGAGCGAAATAGAGTTGACGATGGCTTTGCCCTGGACGCATTTCAAACCGGCCTCGATCACCTCCCACTTCGAAGAGTCGATCATGATGGGCACCCGGGCAATATCCGGTTCAGCCGCAATCAGGTTCAGGAAGGTGGTCATGGCTTCCACCGAATCCAGCATTCCTTCGTCCATGTTAATATCGATGACCTGCGCCCCGTTCTCCACCTGTTGCCGGGCGACCGACAAAGCAGCATCGTAATCACCGGATTTAATCAGTCGGGCAAAGGCTTTCGAACCGGTTACGTTGGTCCGCTCCCCGATGTTGACGAAATTGGTGGTTTCTGTAATTTTCAGAGGTTCCAGACCCGACAGTTTCTGGTAAGGTTCCGGCTGTGGCTTAGGGCGGGGCTGGTAGTTGGCCGCTACCTGGGCGATGGCCTGGATGTGATCCGGCGTCGATCCGCAGCATCCCCCGACAATATTGACAAAGCCTTCTTTGATAAAGTCCTCAATCTGAGCGGCCATGCTCTCCGGCGTTTCGTCGTACTCGCCAAACTCATTCGGCAAACCCGCGTTGGGATAGGCCGATGTAAAGAACGGCGACTCTTTGGCCAGCGTCTGCACGTAGGGGCGCATCAGCTCGGCCCCCAGCGCACAGTTTAGCCCCACACTCAGGAGCGGCAAATGAGAAACGGAATACAAAAAGGCCTCCGTCGTCTGTCCCGACAAAGTCCGACCCGACGCATCGGTAATCGTCCCGGAAACCATGATAGGCAATGGTTCCCGCCTGGTGTCTACAAAATATTTGTCAATGGCAAACAGCGCGGCTTTGGCGTTGAGCGTATCGAAAATCGTTTCGACCAGCAACAGGTCCGAACCGCCTTCGACCAGTCCCCGCACCTGCTCGTAGTACGAATCCACCAGTTGATCAAACGTGATGGCGCGGTAACCTGGATTGTTCACATCCGGCGAAAGCGAAGCCGTGCGGTTGGTGGGTCCCATAGCCCCGGCTACGAAGCGGGGCTTGGCGGGATTTTGCCGCGTGAACTCCACGGTCGTTTCTTTAGCAATCCGCGCCGATTCGTAATTCAACTCATACGCCAAATCCTCCATGTGGTAGTCGGCCATCGCGATGGATGTACTGCTGAAGGTGTTGGTTTCCAGAATATCCGATCCCGCTGCTAAGTATTGCCGATGAATCTCCTGAATAATATGCGGTTGGGTAATGGACAGCAAGTCGTTGTTTCCCTTCACGTCATGCGGCCAGTTCTGAAAACGTTCCCCCCGGTAATCCTCTTCTTCGAGTTTATAGCGTTGAATCATTGTCCCCATTGCTCCGTCGAGAATGAGAATCCGACGCTCCAGAAGGTCTTTTATCTTTTCCAAGTGTAATTATAGTTTTAAGCCCACCTAAACAGTTGATGATCAATCAAAAAACAGACAAGGGCTTATCGTCAGAAGAGGAAGTTGGCAGTTCGCCGCAGCGATCGACATTTCTCTTATCTCTCCCCGCCAGCGGAGCGGGGTGGAATGTGGCACCGTTCTAAAAAGGGGTTGCCAAGACATCGTTGGGTCCGATCCCTCCGTCTTTCTTGATAAGCTGTTGCAAAAATACACAAAGAGGCTTGTTTTGCCAAAATGATTATTTCGGACAGAACAAACCTCCCTGATTAAAATAACAAACTCGTTTCTAGCGCATTGTATCTGCTTTAGCGGTCGCATTGGCCGAAAGCATTTTATAAAGTGCGTCGCCTACCCGCTGGTTGACAAGGGGGCTGGCGTGCGCGTCGTTACGGCCCACAATCCGATCTTTAGGATCCAGGTCTTTGGTAACACTGCTCACTTCCAGAATGGGTACCTGCTGCTGCGCAAAATAGGTTTCTACAGGCTGGGTATACATTTTGGTTTTCTCGAAATTGTGCGAGAACGGAAAGATAACCACGAACAGACGAACGTTATTTTTCTTGCTATAATCCACAAAACGACTCAGATCGCGGATGTGGCTGTTCAGAATCGTTGTGTCGGTGTAAACACGTTTGGCGTAATCCTGATAAGGCGCGAAGTTTCCGTGCGGCAGTTGCCAGTAAATGTAGTTCAGGAGATAAGAGCGGGCAAATAAAGGCCGGGTCGGGCCAGGAACATCGGAGTAAGGCTCAAAGCCCTGGGGGACAACGCCTCCGTCCCGGGCGGCTTTCTCAATATCATTCGGAAAGTACTGCAACACCATCCAATCGGGCTTAACGCCGTATTTTTCAAAGCGTTCGTATTCATCCCGCGTATCTGATCCCGAAACCCCTAAATTATAGACTTCGTACTTATCCCCCAGCTTTTGGGCCAGGACATTGGAAAAGCGATCCTCTACATTCTTGATTCCGTGGCCCGCCGCAAAGGAGTCCCCAATGACCATTACTTTTGTTTTTCCCAGCGAATCGGCATGGTCTTCATCCCGGTATCCTTTTTCATTAACCGGGCTCCAATAGCGTTCAAACCAGATTTTTGAGGCCAGCGTGCTGTTTCCCTCGTGGCTCTGCGAAATGGTCATAAATACCATCTCCAGAAAAACCAGCAACACCAGCAGCGGCACAAACAGCGTGGCCACGTTAATCAGCCATTTCGGTGCTTTGGGATTCTTGACAATGTTGTAGTAAAAAATTCTCAGTAAATCGTAGAGGAAGAGAAATAAAACAACACCTTTGGCGAAGCGGATGTAGGCGTTGTCGAACAGGCCATGAAATGGATAGGAAAATGAAATTTTGAGTCGCTCGGGAAAAAACAGCAAAACTGCCAGCATGCTTATTAAAACAAGTCGCAGCAGGCTAGTAACTAATTTGGAGG of Tellurirhabdus bombi contains these proteins:
- a CDS encoding acyl-CoA thioesterase is translated as MKAKSVFHSRTTLTELMIPSYANFGGKIHGGILLSLMDKVAFACASKHSGAYCVTVSVEGVEFKQPVEVGELVSLLASVNHVGRSSMVIGIKVIAENVKKGTVKHTNTSYFTMVAKDDDDRPTEVPPLLLENKDDIRRFLEAIKRKELKANNRISFDNEKTRLFMENGGLDLLKGERCVLA
- a CDS encoding nuclear transport factor 2 family protein → MKYLLFFGLLITTSLGYAQSTSADEKAVLDVEKARFAAQVSKDLTYLDKVLASDLVYIHSSGKTDTKQAFIQSIKDGSMQYNSIDSKELKARIYGKTAILNGVCEIKAFTNGQPLNTSFRYTDVYVKNGNQWQLVTWQSLRLPN
- the metF gene encoding methylenetetrahydrofolate reductase [NAD(P)H]; protein product: MTKITEHIRRAAGKTIFSLEVIPPIKGDNLKNLLDNIEPLMEFKPPFIDVTYHREEYIERPEPDGTIKKIVTRKRPGTVGICSAIMHRFGVDPVPHVLCGGFTKGETEDFLIDLQYLGIDNVLVLRGDPAKPYKDFKPKENGHSYASELVAQVCDMNRGIYLHEGETALSPTDFCIGVAAYPEKHFEAIDSETDMRYLKQKIDNGAEYIVTQMFFDNAKYFAFVDQCRAAGITVPIIPGLKPLSTRRQLDVLPSIFYLHMPEDLVGAVKACENDQQARQVGIEWCVQQCRELMAKGAPVLHFYTMGKSDNITKIAREVF
- a CDS encoding response regulator transcription factor; protein product: MKTSIAIVDDHRLFAYSLSDLVQKFDNYEVTIVAEHGRDLLKYLNRGDRPQLVLLDVHMPEMDGFTTAAYLKQNFPDIKVIALSMMDQEDHVVRMVQSGARGYLLKICRPAELRQALDDVCTKGYHYSASLTERLVKVLDPAKNDAPTAYFKFSGREHEFLKMACSDLTYAQIADKMCVSPRTVDGYRESLFEKMNVKSRVGMAIAAIRWGFFKLQK
- the metH gene encoding methionine synthase gives rise to the protein MEKIKDLLERRILILDGAMGTMIQRYKLEEEDYRGERFQNWPHDVKGNNDLLSITQPHIIQEIHRQYLAAGSDILETNTFSSTSIAMADYHMEDLAYELNYESARIAKETTVEFTRQNPAKPRFVAGAMGPTNRTASLSPDVNNPGYRAITFDQLVDSYYEQVRGLVEGGSDLLLVETIFDTLNAKAALFAIDKYFVDTRREPLPIMVSGTITDASGRTLSGQTTEAFLYSVSHLPLLSVGLNCALGAELMRPYVQTLAKESPFFTSAYPNAGLPNEFGEYDETPESMAAQIEDFIKEGFVNIVGGCCGSTPDHIQAIAQVAANYQPRPKPQPEPYQKLSGLEPLKITETTNFVNIGERTNVTGSKAFARLIKSGDYDAALSVARQQVENGAQVIDINMDEGMLDSVEAMTTFLNLIAAEPDIARVPIMIDSSKWEVIEAGLKCVQGKAIVNSISLKEGEEAFIQRAKLVNRYGAAVVVMAFDEQGQADNYERRIEICERAYRIMVDQVGFAPQDIIFDPNILTVATGIEEHNNYAVDFINATRWIKENLPLAKVSGGVSNISFSFRGNEVVREAMHSAFLYHAIKAGLDMGIVNAGQLGVYDEIPKDLLERCEDVLLNRRQDATERLVEFAETVKAKGKEIVQDESWRLEPVGLRLKHALVKGITDYIDQDVEEARQQFDRPLQVIEGPLMDGMNVVGDLFGEGKMFLPQVVKSARVMKKAVAYLLPYIEAEKSEGARAVGKILMATVKGDVHDIGKNIVGVVLGCNNYEIIDLGVMVPTQKILEEAKKHNVDIIGLSGLITPSLDEMVGVAKEMERQGFKVPLLIGGATTSRIHTAVKIDPHYSGPVIHVLDASRSVPVAGRLTSEASETRDLIFQEIKAEYVKLRADHAKRQKDKTTLTIEKARANRVAINWADFEPTKPTFLGNRYFDDYSLADIAKYIDWTPFFQTWQLHGKYPKIFEDAVVGNEAKKLFDDAQQLLQEIIDKKLLKAKAVVGFFPANSTEDDVLLHDFEEVVRQIPCERHGSHTHLEYKLSRQQANVNGQGKLDLGQAGELVYDTKAVLHFIRQQNQKAPGLPNFCLSDFIAPLESGREDYIGGFAVTAGIGIETLLEQYERDHDDYNSIMVKALADRLAEAFAELMHERVRKEFWPYATNEQLSNEQLIKEDYQGIRPAPGYPACPDHTEKATLFDLLDAGKIDIKLTESFAMYPASSVSGFYFSHPESKYFATGKINKDQVHDYAQRKNMSVEDVERWLAPVLSYDA
- a CDS encoding SGNH/GDSL hydrolase family protein; this encodes MLAVLLFFPERLKISFSYPFHGLFDNAYIRFAKGVVLFLFLYDLLRIFYYNIVKNPKAPKWLINVATLFVPLLVLLVFLEMVFMTISQSHEGNSTLASKIWFERYWSPVNEKGYRDEDHADSLGKTKVMVIGDSFAAGHGIKNVEDRFSNVLAQKLGDKYEVYNLGVSGSDTRDEYERFEKYGVKPDWMVLQYFPNDIEKAARDGGVVPQGFEPYSDVPGPTRPLFARSYLLNYIYWQLPHGNFAPYQDYAKRVYTDTTILNSHIRDLSRFVDYSKKNNVRLFVVIFPFSHNFEKTKMYTQPVETYFAQQQVPILEVSSVTKDLDPKDRIVGRNDAHASPLVNQRVGDALYKMLSANATAKADTMR